In the Populus trichocarpa isolate Nisqually-1 chromosome 1, P.trichocarpa_v4.1, whole genome shotgun sequence genome, one interval contains:
- the LOC18095427 gene encoding probable LRR receptor-like serine/threonine-protein kinase At1g53440: MALWPSLLSKTLSVLVSGFVVLNCFAVDKFGSHAQVVAPLLPQDEVQTLQNISNKLNISNWATINRTSCGSAQWNQTIDSKTESIVTCNCTFENGSVCHVTSISVKGFNLNGVLPEELGDLPHLLEIDLARNYISGTIPPRLAQLPNLKILSLIVNRLTGPIPLEIGNITTMEELVLDDNLLGGSLPPELGNLTSLKRLVLSSNNFTGSIPETLGNLKNLTEFMIDGSELSGKIPEFIGNWINIEKLDLQGTSMEGPIPSSISLLTSLKSLRISDLNGSSSTFPNLQAMKNLENLILRNCLITDSIPDYIVNMSSLNILDLSFNKLTGRISNFTNLESRTVFLNNNLLTGEVPNWALNNRKQLDLSYNNFTWSALEGSALGGCQQLKQNLNLVSSHLSNNNTDEWCFTKGLPCTQNPEYRSLFINCGGGSGPFNDDTYEGDLTDGGPVAFSFLPGKWGYSSTGTYMENNSVQTSIAKNDFNLGVTGVYETARLAPQSLKYYALCLPKGKYKVQLHFAEIMYSNDQTYRSLGRRIFDISIQGITLRKNFNIMEKAGGVGIGIIEVFDNIIVNGGTLEIHLYWAGKGTTFVPNRGVHGPLISAITVTPKFKNGSGLSVGAVIGIVAASCVLAALFLLLLRSKGYLGGKELVDKELRGLDLQTGYFTLRQIKHATNNFDTANKIGEGGFGPVYKGVLSDGAVIAVKQLSSKSRQGNREFVNEIGMISALQHPHLVKLYGCCIEGNQLLLVYEYLENNSLARALFGREEHQLQLDWQTRRKILLGIAKGLSYLHEESRLKIVHRDIKATNVLLDKDLNAKISDFGLAKLDEEENTHISTRIAGTIGYMAPEYAMRGYLTDKADVYSFGVVALEIVSGKSNTNYRPKEEFVYLLDWAYVLHERNNLLELVDPRLGSSYSKEEAMKMLNLALLCTNLSPSLRPAMSSVVRMLEGKIPVQAPIINRGSMDQEARFKAFELLSQDSVSTLSQSSQVQSRSISRDGPWVDSSYSLQSNDETKDLYPINAD, from the exons TGCAAACTCTTCAAAACATATCCAACAAGTTGAACATCAGCAACTGGGCCACCATCAATCGAACTTCTTGCGGTAGTGCACAGTGGAACCAGACCATCGACAGCAAAACTGAAAGCATTGTTACATGCAACTGTACATTTGAGAATGGCTCCGTCTGTCATGTCACTAGCAT AAGCGTGaaaggttttaatttgaatggaGTTCTCCCAGAGGAACTAGGAGACCTTCCTCATCTGCTTGAAAT TGATCTGGCTCGCAACTACATTAGTGGAACAATCCCTCCAAGACTTGCTCAGCTCCCCAACCTTAAGATTTT GTCTCTCATCGTTAACCGTCTCACCGGCCCAATTCCCCTGGAAATAGGCAACATTACCACAATGGAGGAGCT GGTCCTGGATGATAATCTGCTAGGAGGGTCTCTTCCTCCAGAACTTGGAAATTTGACAAGCTTAAAAAGACT TGTCCTTTCCTCAAACAATTTTACAGGAAGTATACCAGAGACACTTGgcaatttaaagaatttaacCGAATT TATGATAGATGGGAGCGAACTGTCAGGGAAGATACCTGAATTTATCGGGAACtggatcaatattgaaaaatt GGATTTGCAAGGAACATCCATGGAGGGTCCTATTCCATCTAGCATTTCATTGTTAACAAGTTTAAAATCTCT GAGAATATCCGATTTGAATGGATCAAGTTCAACTTTCCCTAATCTACAGGCCATGAAAAACTTGGAAAATCT CATTCTGAGAAATTGTTTAATTACTGATTCAATCCCAGACTACATTGTAAATATGTCGTCTTTGAATATTTT AGATTTGAGCTTCAACAAGTTGACAGGCCGAATCTCTAACTTCACGAATTTGGAAAGCCGAACGGT GTTTTTGAACAACAACTTACTAACTGGAGAAGTGCCTAATTGGGCATTGAACAACAGGAAGCAATT GGATTTGTCCTACAACAATTTTACGTGGTCAGCTTTAGAAGGGTCAGCTTTAGGTGGTTGCCAACAACTGAAGCAAAACCT GAACTTAGTTTCTAGTCATTTATCAAATAACAA cACTGATGAGTGGTGCTTCACAAAAGGCCTTCCTTGCACACAAAATCCTGAAT ATCGTTCCTTGTTCATAAACTGTGGAGGGGGCAGTGGGCCTTTTAACGATGATACTTATGAAGGAGACTTAACTGATGGTGGGCCAGTTGCATTTTCCTTTCTACCAGGAAAATGGGGTTATAGCAGTACTGGGACTTATATGGAGAACAATTCAGTTCAAACTTCCATagcaaaaaatgattttaatctGGGTGTGACAGGAGTTTATGAAACTGCTCGCCTTGCTCCGCAGTCACTGAAATACTATGCCCTGTGTTTGCCAAAGGGAAAGTATAAAGTGCAGCTCCACTTTGCGGAAATTATGTATTCTAATGATCAGACATACAGAAGCCTTGGGAGGCGCATATTTGATATATCGATTCAA GGGATCACACTTCGGAAGAATTTCAATATCATGGAGAAAGCTGGAGGAGTTGGCATCGGCATCATTGAggtatttgataatataattgttAACGGTGGCACACTAGAGATACACTTGTACTGGGCAGGCAAAGGCACTACTTTCGTTCCTAACAGAGGTGTCCATGGACCACTCATATCTGCCATCACAGTGACACCAA AGTTCAAGAACGGATCAGGATTATCAGTTGGAGCTGTAATCGGCATTGTAGCTGCTTCATGTGTACTTGCTGCGCTGTTTTTGCTGCTACTCCGATCGAAAGGTTACCTGGGAGGAAAGGAACTCGTAGACAAAG AACTTCGCGGTCTGGATCTCCAAACTGGTTATTTCACGTTAAGACAAATCAAACATGCTACCAATAATTTCGACACTGCGAATAAGATAGGAGAGGGAGGATTTGGGCCAGTTTACAAG GGTGTATTGTCAGATGGTGCTGTAATTGCTGTTAAGCAGCTATCATCCAAATCGAGACAAGGAAACCGTGAATTTGTGAATGAGATAGGCATGATATCTGCCTTGCAACATCCCCATCTCGTGAAGCTTTACGGCTGTTGTATTGAGGGAAACCAGTTGTTGTTAGTATATGAATACTTGGAAAACAATAGTCTTGCGCGCGCACTCTTTG GTCGCGAGGAACACCAGCTTCAACTGGACTGGCAAACAAGAAGGAAGATATTGTTGGGTATTGCGAAGGGGTTATCATATCTTCATGAAGAATCAAGGCTGAAGATTGTGCACAGAGACATAAAGGCAACCAATGTGCTGCTTGATAAGGATCTAAATGCCAAGATATCTGACTTTGGTTTGGCCAAgcttgatgaagaagaaaacactcATATAAGCACGCGAATAGCTGGAACAAT AGGTTATATGGCTCCAGAATATGCAATGAGGGGTTACTTGACAGATAAAGCAGATGTTTACAGCTTCGGAGTTGTTGCCTTAGAAATTGTCAGTGGGAAGAGCAACACGAATTACAGGCCGAAAGAGGAGTTTGTTTATCTTCTTGATTGg GCTTATGTCCTGCACGAGAGAAACAACCTTCTTGAGCTTGTGGATCCAAGGCTTGGTTCAAGCTACTCAAAAGAAGAGGCAATGAAGATGCTGAACTTGGCTCTCCTGTGCACCAACCTATCTCCCTCTCTGAGGCCAGCAATGTCCTCCGTGGTGAGAATGCTTGAGGGCAAGATTCCAGTTCAAGCTCCAATAATCAACCGTGGTAGCATGGACCAGGAAGCAAGGTTCAAAGCCTTCGAGCTTTTATCACAGGATAGTGTCTCCACTCTCTCTCAGAGCAGTCAGGTGCAGAGCAGAAGCATATCAAGGGATGGACCATGGGTAGATTCCTCATATTCCCTCCAAAGTAATGATGAGACTAAGGATCTTTATCCCATCAACGCAGATTGA